A window of Komagataella phaffii GS115 chromosome 1, complete sequence contains these coding sequences:
- a CDS encoding Subunit 7 of the ubiquinol cytochrome-c reductase complex encodes MATLTSVVKSCDYILKTPILRKVFLPAAKAFGWASGHREVGLRVDDLLIEETPVMQKAISRLPSEEVYARNFRILTAHQLTLSASLLPKNKFLKAEDDIPYLTPYILEAEAEAAEKAELDNIQLVKN; translated from the coding sequence ATGGCTACTTTAACTTCCGTGGTTAAGAGTTGTGATTACATCTTAAAGACTCCAATTTTGAGAAAGGTGTTCCTTCCAGCTGCTAAAGCTTTTGGATGGGCATCTGGACACAGAGAAGTTGGTTTGCGTGTTGATGACCTATTGATAGAAGAGACTCCAGTCATGCAAAAGGCCATTTCAAGACTTCCAAGTGAAGAGGTTTACGCCAGAAACTTCCGTATTTTAACTGCTCACCAGCTGACCCTTTCGGCCAGTCTTTTGCCAAAaaacaagtttttgaaagcGGAAGACGATATCCCTTACCTTACACCATACATTTTGGAAGCCGAAGCTGAAGCTGCTGAGAAGGCTGAGCTGGACAACATTCAATTGGTAAAAAACTGA
- a CDS encoding Diadenosine 5',5''-P1,P4-tetraphosphate phosphorylase II (AP4A phosphorylase), producing the protein MDQLSISELNKVDLFPIVQQVFDKAFKEEKLIYNESDSFEILEDGNLKFKIEIVGGLSKRPSNRPQEPGIKTNIPRPRKDVHAADPFMIPEPELTVVECLADEYRLILNKYPNTSNHFLLVTREFVKQDSLLTPKELATMYFTLQNLGRHENYFTFFNSGSESGYSQYHKHVQFMPFPKELQNIFVDDLVRGEEFYLPKDTRSSRQCLNDPNCPYQHYVLPLPKIPFELEEAEEQLGMAYMVLFRKVLNCFKYLNSTNPFDVSYNLLMTTKWIMIIPRRNAKFDKVWTNALAFIGLFLAKDTEIQGLIKEYGPSTILQENGFPNNGDVLGDENDY; encoded by the coding sequence ATGGACCAGTTGTCTATTTCAGAACTGAACAAAGTTGATTTGTTTCCTATTGTTCAGCAAGTATTTGACAAAGCATTtaaagaagagaaattaATTTACAACGAGTCTGACTCATTTGAGATACTGGAAGAtggaaacttgaaattcaagattgaaattgttggTGGACTGTCGAAGCGTCCATCTAATAGACCGCAAGAGCCTGGAATTAAAACAAATATCCCAAGACCTAGAAAAGATGTTCATGCAGCAGACCCTTTCATGATTCCCGAGCCAGAATTAACTGTCGTCGAGTGCTTGGCAGATGAATATAGACTCATCCTAAACAAGTATCCAAACACTTCAAATCATTTTCTACTGGTGACTAGAGAGTTTGTGAAACAAGATTCCTTATTGACGCCGAAAGAGTTGGCCACCATGTATTTCACTTTACAGAATCTCGGTCGTCATGAAAATTATTTCACTTTCTTTAATTCAGGATCTGAATCGGGATACTCTCAGTATCATAAGCACGTTCAATTCATGccatttccaaaagaacTACAAAACATCTTTGTTGATGACTTGGTACGTGGAGAAGAATTCTACCTTCCCAAAGATACAAGATCGTCCAGACAGTGTCTAAATGACCCTAATTGTCCCTACCAACATTACGTCCTTCCCCTACCTAAAATTCCATTTGAATTAGAAGAGGCAGAAGAGCAGCTAGGAATGGCATATATGGTTCTTTTCCGTAAAGTTCTGAATTGTTTTAAGTATTTGAACAGTACAAACCCGTTCGATGTGAGCTATAACCTGCTAATGACTACTAAGTGGATCATGATTATACCAAGGCGCAATGCAAAATTTGATAAGGTCTGGACCAACGCTTTGGCATTTATTGGATTATTTTTGGCCAAAGATACCGAGATCCAAGGATTGATCAAAGAATATGGTCCATCTACTATTCTTCAGGAAAATGGATTCCCCAACAATGGGGACGTTTTGGGCGACGAAAACGACTACTGA